The following proteins come from a genomic window of Candidatus Limnocylindrales bacterium:
- the fdhD gene encoding formate dehydrogenase accessory sulfurtransferase FdhD — translation MRSPATFRPADPDGSFAPEVRPAVRRTIERGIVREQADVVACEEPLEIQLGPASLAVVMRTPGHDEELALGFAMTERIVSSPADVLSIRHCSTVSNPESEDNVIRIVLAAHVEVDLARLRRNLYASSSCGICGKATIENVLSSAPPLDDDRTTIRSSVVCGYPASLAKLQDAFRSTGGLHAAGLFDAEGEVLVVREDVGRHNAVDKVVGWAASRGLTPLSGHALMVSGRVSYEIVQKALAARIPVVAAVSAPSSLAIDLAAASGIAVIGFVRGDAMNVYSHEWRVLP, via the coding sequence ATGCGCAGTCCCGCAACGTTCCGCCCCGCCGATCCCGATGGCTCCTTCGCACCGGAGGTGCGGCCTGCCGTCCGGCGCACGATCGAACGCGGAATCGTGCGCGAGCAAGCCGACGTCGTTGCATGCGAGGAGCCGCTCGAGATCCAACTCGGGCCGGCCTCGCTCGCTGTCGTCATGCGCACTCCCGGCCACGACGAGGAGCTCGCGCTCGGCTTTGCGATGACCGAGCGGATCGTGTCGTCACCCGCAGACGTGCTGTCGATCCGCCACTGCTCGACCGTCTCGAACCCCGAATCCGAGGACAACGTGATCCGCATCGTGCTTGCTGCGCACGTCGAAGTGGATCTCGCGCGGCTTCGCCGCAATCTTTATGCGAGCAGCAGCTGCGGCATCTGCGGCAAGGCGACGATCGAGAACGTGCTGTCGTCGGCGCCGCCGCTCGACGACGACCGGACGACGATCCGCTCTTCGGTCGTGTGCGGCTATCCGGCAAGTCTCGCAAAGCTCCAGGACGCGTTCCGCAGCACCGGCGGGCTGCATGCTGCGGGTCTCTTCGATGCCGAGGGCGAGGTGCTCGTGGTGCGCGAAGACGTCGGACGCCACAACGCGGTCGACAAGGTCGTCGGATGGGCAGCGTCGCGCGGCCTCACGCCGCTGTCCGGGCACGCGCTGATGGTATCGGGACGCGTCTCGTACGAGATCGTGCAGAAAGCCCTGGCCGCGCGCATTCCGGTGGTCGCCGCAGTTTCGGCGCCGTCGTCGCTCGCCATCGATCTGGCCGCTGCGTCGGGAATTGCCGTCATCGGATTCGTGCGCGGCGACGCGATGAACGTGTACTCGCACGAATGGCGGGTTCTTCCATGA